The sequence TAAATAGTCAAAGCAATTGCCTTTCGTGATGCCCTCGTCAATTAAAATAGGAATCGTATTCTCCCGTTCTGCCCTGACAAAATTATCATAACGGTGCGCCTCGTCTGCCGTGAAACCTAATACATGATAGTCTATATCAACTCTTTTTTCAAATTGATACCTTGCTTCTTTTTTCAGAAGCATAGAGCAAGGCGCGCCTGCTATGCCGGACATATATTTGCGTTTTTCAAATATTTCTATGATTGAAGCATTAGGATAGTTTTCATTTTTTGCCTCAATAATTTTTTGTCCGATCCATTTTGAAACATCATCTTTGAAGCGCAAATTGTCCGAATGTTCTTCTTTTACCGGATTATTAACAATCATCACATTATTATCTTTGCCGTATTTCTCAACTGTTTTTTTGGCTGCTACCGCACTGGCAGCACCACAACTGAACCAGACTACTATTATTTTATTTTTCATAATTACCCAAACATTTGATGATAAATTACACTCAATTGATATATAAAGCCCGGTATAATAAAGGATACAAAAAAGTATATCCAACGCTGTCGCCAAAATTTCAGAATGCTTTTCGGAGCTTCGCTGCCTCGTTTTTTCATGCCAAGCCGCCAGAAATCATCCGTATAATAGTACAGATTGAATATACTTTCAATCCCGACTCCCGCAAAGGCAAGTACAGGTTCATCTATCCAAACAAATACGAAAATGGCAACGGAGACTATCAAACAGAATGCTCCGGCTTGTATATATCTTGCACTCCCATTAAGTCTTGAGGC comes from Bacteroidales bacterium and encodes:
- a CDS encoding phosphoadenosine phosphosulfate reductase family protein; protein product: MKNKIIVVWFSCGAASAVAAKKTVEKYGKDNNVMIVNNPVKEEHSDNLRFKDDVSKWIGQKIIEAKNENYPNASIIEIFEKRKYMSGIAGAPCSMLLKKEARYQFEKRVDIDYHVLGFTADEAHRYDNFVRAERENTIPILIDEGITKGNCFDYLRSEGIKIPEIYKLGFPNANCIGCVKSSSPTYWNLVRKKFPDVFQHRAEQSRRIGAKLVKYKGKRIYLDELPVDAKGGKLKSIECGIFCDNY